Proteins co-encoded in one Oscillatoria salina IIICB1 genomic window:
- a CDS encoding adenylate/guanylate cyclase domain-containing protein: MNQARSLMPQENILVVDDNPANLKLLTQLLSQQGYHVRVAPNGSLALKSVKAHFPDLIILDILMPEMDGYQVCEQLKANPETQQIPIIFLTAVHEAIDKVKAFSLGGVDYITKPFEEREVLARIENHLRLRSLQLELEKRNRLLRKQEAEIRLLLAIVQKINQAEDIHSALADVLPLVCLTIHWDYAEAWIFNGSRRQLQCSQSYYSRDRSLASFHSQSQDSSLNTEVGLLAKLFHSKKPIWTKNISQEDWQNFSRFQQAMAVGFQAAGAVPILGDNQVLAWLFFFKQESFSSSSWLIQLVSGVATQLGSFMQRKQAQDELKNQKEQTEQLLLNILPRPVAQRLQSNPEIIADDYADASVLFADLVGFTAFSAQKTSTELIKILNEIFSRFDRLTEKYQLEKIKTIGDAYMVVGNLPDAHPKHTIAIAQMALEMQASIADFSRQTNENFQLRIGINIGPVVAGVIGKTKFIYDLWGDTVNVASRMESSGVPGKIQVTATVYERLKDRFKFETRGLVPIKGKGEMTTYFLVGISQPVT; the protein is encoded by the coding sequence ATGAATCAAGCACGATCGCTGATGCCTCAAGAAAATATTTTAGTGGTTGACGATAATCCCGCTAATTTAAAGTTGTTAACTCAACTTTTATCTCAGCAGGGTTATCATGTTAGGGTGGCACCGAATGGTAGCTTAGCTCTCAAGTCAGTAAAAGCACATTTTCCCGATCTGATTATACTGGACATTCTTATGCCAGAAATGGACGGCTACCAGGTGTGCGAACAGCTAAAAGCTAATCCAGAAACTCAGCAGATACCAATTATTTTTTTGACTGCGGTGCATGAAGCGATCGATAAGGTAAAAGCTTTTAGTCTCGGTGGTGTAGATTATATTACCAAACCTTTTGAGGAAAGAGAAGTTTTAGCTCGAATTGAGAATCATTTACGGTTGCGATCGCTTCAGTTAGAATTGGAAAAACGCAATCGTTTACTTCGCAAGCAAGAAGCGGAAATTCGGCTTTTATTGGCGATCGTCCAAAAAATTAATCAAGCTGAAGATATTCACTCGGCTTTAGCAGATGTACTACCTTTGGTTTGTCTGACGATTCATTGGGATTATGCAGAGGCTTGGATTTTCAATGGCTCTCGCCGGCAGTTACAATGTAGCCAAAGTTACTATAGTCGCGATCGCAGTTTGGCTAGTTTCCACAGCCAAAGCCAAGATTCTAGTTTAAACACTGAAGTTGGTTTGCTTGCTAAACTTTTCCACTCGAAAAAGCCGATTTGGACGAAAAATATTTCCCAAGAAGATTGGCAAAATTTTTCTCGCTTTCAGCAAGCAATGGCGGTTGGTTTTCAAGCGGCAGGCGCCGTGCCAATTTTAGGCGACAATCAAGTTTTAGCTTGGTTATTTTTCTTTAAACAAGAGTCTTTTTCTAGTAGTTCTTGGTTAATTCAATTGGTGAGCGGGGTAGCAACTCAGTTAGGTTCGTTTATGCAACGCAAACAAGCTCAAGATGAGTTAAAAAATCAAAAAGAACAAACCGAACAACTCTTATTAAATATTTTACCACGTCCTGTGGCTCAACGCTTGCAAAGTAATCCGGAAATTATTGCTGATGACTATGCCGATGCTAGCGTTTTATTTGCCGATTTAGTGGGTTTTACTGCCTTTTCCGCTCAAAAAACTTCGACAGAACTAATTAAAATTCTCAATGAAATTTTTAGTCGCTTCGATCGGTTGACAGAAAAATATCAGTTAGAAAAAATTAAAACTATTGGCGATGCTTATATGGTAGTTGGCAATTTACCCGATGCACATCCAAAGCATACGATCGCGATCGCGCAAATGGCATTGGAGATGCAAGCTAGTATTGCTGATTTCAGTCGCCAAACTAACGAGAATTTTCAACTGAGAATTGGCATTAATATCGGTCCTGTGGTGGCTGGGGTAATTGGTAAGACTAAGTTTATTTACGACCTTTGGGGCGATACAGTAAATGTGGCTTCGCGGATGGAATCTAGCGGGGTTCCTGGTAAAATTCAGGTGACAGCCACGGTTTACGAGCGCTTAAAAGATCGATTTAAGTTTGAAACTAGGGGTTTAGTTCCGATTAAAGGTAAGGGCGAAATGACTACTTATTTTTTGGTTGGGATTAGCCAGCCAGTGACTTAA
- a CDS encoding NAD(P)/FAD-dependent oxidoreductase — MIKVGIVGCGVVGAAIAYELSRVEGLNVTLFDRQTPASGSTGAALGVLMGAISQKTKGRGWRLRSASMRRYDSLIAELREITGQDLPYNQQGILLLRFAQDDRDRWEKLIQVRNSQGWKLELYEIASLRQKCPQLQNDRIVGAVYSPQDRQVDPTALTQALVTAARINGVNCNFGLEVQNFATTTVTGSNERLCQQIYTTGGAFEIDWLVISAGLGSLPLTTSLNQKVDLRPVLGQALHVKSKQPLGNPNFQPVITGDDVHIVPLGNQEYWLGATVEFPDDTGEINANSALLTQVKQQAISFCPALADATILRTWSGKRPRPEGQSAPVISKLTGYRNVLLATGHYRNGILLAPATALQIKETILKNQENC, encoded by the coding sequence ATGATTAAAGTTGGGATAGTTGGGTGCGGTGTCGTGGGAGCGGCGATCGCTTATGAGTTAAGTCGGGTTGAGGGGTTAAATGTTACTCTCTTTGACCGACAAACTCCGGCATCGGGTTCCACTGGTGCCGCACTTGGCGTTTTAATGGGCGCTATTAGTCAGAAAACTAAGGGTAGGGGCTGGCGGTTGCGATCGGCAAGTATGCGCCGCTATGACTCGTTAATTGCTGAACTAAGGGAAATTACTGGGCAAGATCTGCCCTACAATCAGCAAGGTATTTTGCTGTTACGCTTTGCACAAGACGACCGCGATCGCTGGGAAAAATTAATTCAGGTACGCAACTCTCAAGGCTGGAAGTTAGAGTTATACGAGATCGCCTCTCTTCGCCAAAAATGTCCCCAGTTACAAAATGACCGTATTGTCGGTGCTGTCTATTCTCCTCAAGACAGACAAGTCGATCCCACTGCTCTTACTCAAGCACTCGTTACTGCTGCCCGAATTAACGGCGTCAACTGTAATTTTGGACTTGAAGTGCAAAATTTTGCAACTACCACTGTTACAGGCTCAAATGAGCGTCTTTGCCAGCAAATTTACACTACAGGTGGAGCATTTGAGATAGATTGGTTGGTTATTAGTGCTGGTTTGGGTTCTCTTCCCTTAACGACATCTTTAAATCAAAAAGTAGATCTTCGTCCTGTTTTAGGACAAGCATTGCACGTCAAATCAAAACAGCCATTAGGAAACCCTAATTTCCAACCCGTAATTACTGGCGACGACGTGCATATTGTACCTTTAGGAAACCAAGAATATTGGCTCGGTGCGACTGTAGAATTCCCTGACGATACAGGTGAAATAAATGCTAATTCTGCCTTATTAACACAAGTCAAACAACAAGCAATTTCCTTTTGTCCTGCCTTAGCTGATGCTACCATTCTGCGTACTTGGTCGGGCAAACGTCCCCGTCCCGAAGGACAAAGCGCCCCAGTAATTAGTAAACTAACAGGATATCGTAATGTTTTACTTGCTACTGGTCATTATCGTAACGGAATCTTACTCGCACCCGCTACCGCATTACAAATTAAAGAAACGATTTTGAAAAATCAGGAAAATTGTTAG
- a CDS encoding PAS domain S-box protein encodes MTNGQQNFLSSLPLKILLVTANGELISKIGQLLAVISEPRCELTIVGTLRATLANLRQTGKSVTVCLLDCQLDLEWLPTIVEQNNLVPVIYLCENQTNGREALARGATDYLEKEQLRVKELERSLRLTSKLAQIQVQTQQLQASEAQFRQLAENIEAVFWLATPDFQQILYISPQYEQIWQYSCESLSKNPSTWLESIHPEDRQWMSEVVREVIEGKIPKGRDKVYRIVRRDGEIRWRRDRLFFLRTETGDIYRLGGISEDITSRKEAELKLSKRERYLTALVEIQRRLLACSDITNCYQQILQPLGEAANADRVYIFENHFDRQNRLLTSQKAEWCAEEIPPEINNPRLQNLPDNQFFPRWQEALLQGNFISGIVAELPQEERDFLEPQRILSILILPLFVNDRFFGSIGFDNCSEASEWEASEVALLQIAAAAVALKIERLLAEEELSRQERQFRTLTENSPEVIARFDRDLRYVYVNPTVEQATGIPHQSFIGRTNTELGMPANLVSLWSASLQKVFATGIEESLEFDFPTPEGLKTYQSHLVAEYAPDNSVEFVLVMSQNITPQKLTLEALRESEERFRVIFEQAAVGIAQTSPTGQFLQVNQRFCNLFGYTEAEILNFTWQQITYPEDLAENIELARRMFAGEIATFSLEKRYLRKDGSLFWANITVSLVSSESGLPKYTIAVIQDITERKQAEFQLRQSESQLRLVTDALPVCISYIDANLCYQFVNQTYEVWFGINRAKIYGRPIWEIIGKEAFARVREQIEQVLTGELVSYETELPYTTGKRYIIGSLIPDFDENEQVRGYYALITDISDRRQAEEKLRYRLNLETALAQVSRELATNDAVDFGQILGILGKVVGSDRAFIDRFRNEGRFVDAIYEWCNEGVASEIESYQNLPTSKFSWWIEQLKANQAIVINDLRNLPATASAEQRLLAANNIGSLLAVPIFTSEGELWGSISFDNNTENRKTWSDEDVQMLQIVGDLIYTYQEKQRSRLEQERASRDRQLLAALTLKIRRSLSIDQILETTVTELQVTLAAERVVFFRLLDDGSGEIVNEAIEVAFPAMLGEIIFDENLSEFLGKYRNGFIYTCADLLATEPPECYREWLEKYQIRANLVVPILMKSKQVPSEYSEQLENPPQLWGLLCVQQCSQPRKWTSWEIELVTQFANQLGIALSQAQLLEQKTCYSQELARSNAELEQFAYVASHDLQEPLQTISSYVKLLEKRYSNLLDAKAKKYLYYITSGSSRMQALINDLLAYSRLGRNTKALQLTDCNLIIEQAKSNLRQIIRQNQATIINELLPTLIADRSQLIQLFQNLISNAIKYRSEAPPVIQISATLEEDGWCFAVRDNGIGINPKYRDRIFQIFQRLHTQEEYPGTGIGLAICQKIVESHGGRIWVDSSVEGGSVFYFTLPNRGEN; translated from the coding sequence ATGACAAACGGACAGCAGAACTTTTTAAGTAGCCTTCCCCTTAAGATACTGTTAGTAACAGCGAATGGAGAACTAATTAGCAAGATCGGACAACTGCTTGCAGTCATTAGCGAACCAAGATGCGAGCTAACAATTGTAGGAACCTTAAGAGCCACGTTAGCAAATTTAAGGCAGACGGGAAAAAGTGTAACTGTTTGTTTGCTAGACTGTCAACTAGACTTAGAATGGCTCCCAACTATTGTAGAACAAAACAATCTAGTACCAGTCATTTACTTGTGCGAAAATCAAACTAACGGTAGAGAAGCATTAGCGAGAGGAGCGACAGACTATTTAGAGAAAGAACAACTCAGGGTTAAGGAATTAGAGCGATCGCTGCGACTGACAAGTAAACTTGCTCAGATTCAAGTGCAAACTCAACAATTACAAGCAAGCGAAGCCCAATTTCGTCAGTTAGCCGAGAATATCGAAGCAGTTTTTTGGCTAGCCACACCAGATTTTCAGCAGATTCTCTACATTAGCCCGCAATACGAGCAAATTTGGCAATATAGCTGTGAAAGTTTATCCAAAAATCCTTCAACTTGGTTAGAAAGCATTCATCCTGAAGATCGTCAGTGGATGAGCGAAGTTGTTCGAGAAGTAATTGAAGGTAAAATTCCCAAAGGTAGAGACAAAGTATATCGAATCGTGCGACGTGACGGTGAAATTAGGTGGAGACGCGATCGCCTCTTTTTTCTTCGCACTGAAACTGGAGATATTTACCGTCTTGGGGGTATCAGCGAGGATATCACCTCACGCAAAGAAGCTGAATTAAAATTAAGCAAGCGGGAACGTTACTTAACTGCTTTGGTAGAAATACAACGACGGTTGTTAGCTTGTTCAGATATTACCAATTGTTATCAGCAAATTTTACAACCGCTCGGAGAAGCAGCAAATGCCGATCGCGTTTATATCTTTGAAAATCACTTCGATCGACAAAATCGCTTACTAACAAGTCAAAAAGCTGAGTGGTGTGCTGAAGAGATCCCCCCAGAAATAAATAATCCCCGACTACAAAATCTACCTGACAATCAATTTTTCCCTCGCTGGCAAGAAGCTTTATTACAAGGAAACTTTATTAGTGGTATTGTCGCCGAACTTCCACAAGAAGAGCGTGATTTTCTCGAACCACAAAGAATTCTCTCTATCTTAATTTTGCCTCTATTCGTTAACGATCGCTTTTTTGGTTCGATCGGCTTTGACAACTGTAGCGAAGCGAGTGAATGGGAAGCATCAGAAGTAGCACTTTTGCAAATAGCCGCAGCAGCAGTTGCTTTAAAAATAGAACGTTTGCTTGCAGAAGAAGAGTTATCTCGACAGGAACGCCAATTTAGAACTTTAACTGAAAATTCTCCCGAAGTAATTGCTCGATTTGACCGAGATTTGCGCTATGTTTACGTTAACCCCACTGTAGAACAGGCAACGGGCATCCCTCATCAAAGTTTCATTGGGAGAACAAATACAGAATTAGGAATGCCAGCAAATTTGGTATCTTTATGGTCAGCTAGTTTACAAAAAGTATTTGCAACTGGTATCGAAGAATCTTTAGAGTTTGATTTCCCCACCCCAGAAGGATTAAAAACTTATCAATCTCATTTAGTTGCCGAATATGCTCCGGACAATTCTGTAGAATTTGTCTTGGTAATGAGCCAAAATATAACTCCCCAAAAGTTGACATTAGAAGCTTTAAGAGAAAGTGAAGAACGTTTCCGAGTCATTTTTGAGCAAGCTGCGGTTGGGATCGCGCAAACATCTCCTACTGGTCAATTTTTGCAAGTAAATCAACGCTTCTGTAACTTATTTGGCTATACGGAAGCAGAAATTTTAAACTTTACTTGGCAGCAAATCACCTATCCAGAAGATTTAGCAGAAAATATCGAATTAGCACGACGGATGTTTGCTGGCGAAATCGCCACTTTTTCCCTCGAAAAGCGCTATCTTCGTAAAGACGGTTCGCTTTTTTGGGCTAATATAACTGTCTCTTTAGTATCTTCTGAATCAGGACTACCCAAATATACGATTGCTGTAATTCAAGATATTACCGAACGCAAACAAGCTGAGTTTCAACTGCGTCAAAGTGAATCGCAGTTGCGCTTAGTTACTGATGCTTTACCTGTTTGTATTTCCTATATTGATGCTAATCTTTGCTATCAGTTTGTTAACCAAACTTACGAAGTTTGGTTTGGCATTAACCGTGCTAAGATTTATGGTAGACCAATTTGGGAGATAATTGGCAAAGAAGCATTTGCTAGGGTACGCGAGCAGATCGAGCAAGTCTTGACTGGTGAGTTAGTTAGTTATGAAACCGAATTGCCTTATACTACTGGAAAACGCTACATTATCGGTTCGTTAATTCCCGATTTTGACGAGAACGAACAAGTGAGAGGATATTATGCTTTAATTACTGACATTAGCGATCGCCGTCAAGCTGAAGAAAAGTTACGCTATCGTCTTAATTTGGAAACAGCTTTAGCGCAAGTGTCGAGAGAATTGGCGACTAATGATGCGGTAGACTTTGGACAAATTTTGGGTATTTTAGGAAAGGTAGTCGGAAGCGATCGCGCTTTTATCGATCGTTTCCGCAATGAGGGTAGATTTGTTGACGCTATTTACGAATGGTGCAATGAAGGTGTTGCTTCGGAAATTGAGAGTTACCAAAACTTACCTACTTCTAAGTTTTCTTGGTGGATCGAACAATTAAAGGCTAACCAAGCTATTGTAATTAACGATCTACGCAATTTACCTGCTACGGCAAGTGCTGAACAACGATTACTCGCTGCTAATAATATTGGTTCATTGTTAGCTGTCCCGATTTTTACTTCTGAGGGTGAACTTTGGGGAAGTATTAGTTTTGACAATAACACGGAAAACCGGAAAACTTGGTCAGACGAAGACGTGCAAATGCTGCAAATTGTCGGCGATCTAATTTATACTTATCAGGAGAAACAGCGATCGCGTCTCGAACAAGAACGAGCTTCCCGCGATCGCCAATTACTTGCAGCTTTAACTTTAAAAATTCGGCGATCGCTCTCAATCGACCAAATTCTGGAAACTACTGTCACGGAATTACAAGTAACTCTCGCTGCGGAAAGAGTTGTTTTCTTTCGGCTTCTTGATGATGGTTCCGGAGAAATTGTTAATGAAGCTATAGAAGTTGCATTTCCTGCTATGTTGGGAGAAATTATTTTTGATGAAAATTTATCTGAATTTCTGGGTAAATATCGCAATGGATTTATTTATACTTGTGCCGATCTTCTGGCTACCGAACCACCAGAATGTTATCGAGAATGGCTCGAAAAATATCAAATTCGTGCTAACTTAGTTGTACCTATTTTGATGAAGTCTAAGCAAGTACCATCTGAATATAGCGAACAACTAGAAAATCCGCCTCAATTATGGGGATTACTCTGCGTCCAACAATGCAGTCAACCGCGAAAATGGACGAGTTGGGAAATAGAGTTAGTTACTCAATTTGCTAACCAATTAGGAATCGCACTCTCCCAAGCACAATTATTAGAGCAAAAAACTTGTTATTCACAAGAATTAGCTCGTTCTAATGCTGAATTAGAACAGTTTGCTTATGTGGCTTCTCACGATTTACAAGAGCCTTTACAAACTATTTCTAGTTATGTCAAACTCTTAGAAAAACGTTACAGCAATCTATTAGATGCGAAAGCTAAAAAGTATCTTTATTACATAACTAGCGGTAGCAGTCGGATGCAAGCACTAATTAATGATTTGCTAGCATATTCGCGACTTGGTAGAAATACCAAAGCTTTGCAATTAACTGATTGTAACTTAATTATCGAGCAAGCAAAATCTAATCTCCGCCAAATAATTCGCCAAAATCAAGCTACAATTATTAACGAGCTTCTACCTACTTTAATTGCCGATAGATCTCAACTAATACAGTTATTTCAAAATTTAATTAGTAATGCAATTAAATACCGTAGCGAAGCGCCTCCAGTTATTCAAATTAGTGCTACTCTGGAGGAAGATGGTTGGTGTTTCGCCGTTCGAGATAATGGAATTGGGATTAATCCTAAATACCGCGATCGCATTTTCCAAATTTTTCAACGCTTACACACTCAAGAAGAATATCCCGGTACGGGTATAGGTTTAGCAATTTGTCAAAAAATTGTCGAAAGTCACGGGGGGAGAATTTGGGTTGATTCTTCAGTTGAAGGCGGTTCAGTTTTTTATTTTACGCTGCCAAATCGGGGTGAAAACTAA
- a CDS encoding sensor histidine kinase, with protein sequence MIQPEVRFPTRQELLPLDKSACTSERLAIALLKKQLSIRVTQLSFRTQMLLGFLLMALVPIAILSVAEITLNRSLFVGLVAVTTASAIALAVKLTYLLSTPIAEESKFAEAIATLQELSPNQQTSSILKAQIIELTQAKAKAEAANQAKSNFIANFSHELRSPLNAIIGFARLLERDPNFSLEQRENINIISRSAEHLLALINNILDLAKIEAGKTVLNLHNFDLYRLLKDLEDMFHLRAETQRLDLHFLRSDDVPRYIRTDEIKLRQILINLINNAVKFTSRGRVAVKVKLGSRQNSTIIFSVEDTGRGIAPEEQDKLFEAFSQTKSGQDLAQGTGLGLAISRNFIQLMGGSIHFQSEVGKGTTFIFDIPVDIVEAKDVTKVHHNPAIVFAPHVNEYLGVSYIYQEFFGDQLESSLTPLSSKDLEVLPLKWRSQLHQATLEGDITLIESLIAEIQPQYETIARTLLDLAARYQFEQLLSLTAVSYESSTIADASRKYFSG encoded by the coding sequence ATGATTCAACCAGAAGTGAGATTTCCAACCAGACAAGAATTACTTCCACTTGACAAGTCGGCTTGTACTTCTGAGAGACTGGCGATCGCGCTACTAAAAAAACAATTATCGATTCGAGTTACTCAACTTTCTTTTCGCACTCAAATGTTGCTAGGGTTTCTGCTGATGGCTTTAGTACCGATCGCGATCCTCAGTGTAGCGGAAATCACTCTCAACCGCTCGCTGTTTGTGGGGTTGGTAGCAGTGACAACAGCAAGCGCGATCGCCCTAGCAGTGAAGCTGACATATTTATTATCCACGCCGATCGCTGAAGAGAGCAAGTTCGCTGAAGCGATCGCTACCTTACAAGAACTTAGCCCCAACCAACAAACTTCTTCCATTCTCAAAGCTCAAATAATTGAATTAACCCAAGCTAAAGCCAAAGCTGAAGCCGCTAATCAAGCCAAAAGTAACTTCATTGCCAATTTTAGCCACGAATTGCGCTCTCCCCTTAACGCCATTATTGGCTTTGCGAGACTGCTAGAGCGAGATCCCAACTTCTCCTTAGAACAACGAGAAAATATCAACATTATTAGCCGCAGCGCCGAACATTTACTTGCTTTAATTAATAATATTTTAGATTTAGCGAAAATCGAAGCTGGAAAAACTGTCCTCAATCTCCACAATTTTGACCTCTATCGCCTTTTAAAAGATTTAGAAGATATGTTTCATCTGCGGGCGGAAACTCAGCGTTTAGATTTGCATTTCCTCCGTTCTGATGACGTTCCTCGTTATATCCGCACCGATGAAATCAAACTACGTCAAATTTTAATTAATCTGATTAATAATGCCGTAAAATTCACTTCTAGAGGCAGAGTAGCGGTAAAAGTGAAACTAGGATCGCGGCAAAACTCCACAATTATCTTTAGCGTTGAAGATACTGGTAGAGGAATCGCTCCAGAAGAACAAGATAAATTATTTGAAGCTTTTAGCCAAACCAAATCGGGACAAGATTTAGCACAAGGTACGGGTTTGGGTTTGGCAATTAGCCGTAATTTTATCCAACTTATGGGTGGCAGTATTCATTTCCAAAGCGAAGTTGGTAAAGGTACAACTTTCATCTTTGACATTCCTGTGGATATAGTCGAAGCGAAAGACGTTACCAAAGTCCATCACAACCCGGCGATCGTTTTCGCCCCCCATGTCAATGAATATCTAGGAGTATCTTATATCTATCAGGAATTCTTTGGCGATCAATTAGAATCATCTCTTACTCCTCTAAGTAGCAAAGATTTAGAAGTCTTACCTCTAAAATGGAGATCCCAGTTACATCAAGCTACTCTTGAAGGAGATATAACTTTAATTGAGTCTTTGATTGCAGAAATTCAACCTCAATACGAAACTATTGCTCGGACATTACTAGATTTAGCAGCTCGATATCAGTTCGAGCAACTCTTAAGTTTAACCGCAGTTTCCTATGAATCAAGCACGATCGCTGATGCCTCAAGAAAATATTTTAGTGGTTGA